From the genome of Seriola aureovittata isolate HTS-2021-v1 ecotype China chromosome 6, ASM2101889v1, whole genome shotgun sequence, one region includes:
- the LOC130171426 gene encoding CD276 antigen homolog isoform X1: MSLFFKLKSKLVFDYFCVLRAQTCPQRAMLVALWRTGLLLSFLSVCACLEQDCVLGIVGKPVSVPCFYPELLTHVNFSIEWRRDDKVVLRSEWEEDVNVGGWSTNSAKLSSDAALTGNLSLELPAVDPTEEKVFYRLFLISGENQSAALCTVCLRTAASFSSPLLQREEAAPGDETAFLCHSSGGFPEPAVYWLINDTEEPPEGSVRTLAASLPDSHLYNITSLLTVNVSKDSSVSCVIENMSMNQTLTSTSYGVQGSPMIRRASEGMWIFSTALCVVVGLMVVAGVAYQIHLDRISKRRKEEYQQHRQNRGYRRRHLYEKEAEAMKLQSKETDV, encoded by the exons ATGTCTTtgttctttaaattaaaaagcaaatTAGTTTTTGACTATTTTTGCGTCTTGCGCGCACAGACGTGCCCACAGAGGGCGATGCTGGTGGCACTGTGGCGCACAGGACTGCTGCTCAGCTTCCTCAGTGTCTGCGCCTGTCTGG AGCAAGACTGTGTCCTTGGCATAGTGGGAAAGCCGGTCTCAGTGCCCTGCTTTTACCCTGAATTATTAACCCATGTGAATTTTTCCATtgagtggaggagagatgaTAAAGTGGTGCTCAGGTCAGAATGGGAAGAGGATGTAAATGTTGGGGGATGGAGCACGAACAGCGCAAAACTCTCCTCTGACGCTGCACTGACTGGAAACTTGTCTCTGGAGTTGCCTGCAGTCGATCCCACAGAGGAAAAAGTGTTTTATAGACTATTCCTCATTTCAGGGGAGAATCAAAGTGCTGCCCTGTGCACCGTGTGCCTCAGAACAGCAG CCAGTTTCAGCTCCCCACTGCTGCAGAGGGAAGAAGCAGCGCCAGGAGATGAGACGGCCTTCCTGTGTCACTCCAGCGGAGGTTTTCCTGAACCTGCTGTTTACTGGCTCATCAATGACACAGAGGAGCCCCCTGAAGGCTCAGTGAGGACCCTGGCAGCATCGCTCCCTGACTCCCATCTCTACAACATCACCAGCCTCCTGACGGTCAACGTCTCCAAAGACTCCAGTGTGTCGTGCGTTATAGAGAACATGTCCATGAACCAAACCTTGACCTCCACGAGCT ACGGCGTGCAGGGCAGCCCGATGATCCGGCGAGCATCAGAGGGCATGTGGATCTTCAGCACAGCTCTCTGTGTGGTGGTTGGCCTCATGGTGGTAGCGGGAGTGGCCTATCAGATCCACCTGGACAGGATAAgtaagaggaggaaggaggaataCCAGCAACATCGCCAGAACAGAG GATACAGGAGACGACATCTGTACGAGAAGGAGGCCGAGGCCATGAAGCTGCAGTCGAAAGAGACCGACGTTTAA
- the LOC130171426 gene encoding CD276 antigen homolog isoform X2 translates to MLLVHFISDYFEEQDCVLGIVGKPVSVPCFYPELLTHVNFSIEWRRDDKVVLRSEWEEDVNVGGWSTNSAKLSSDAALTGNLSLELPAVDPTEEKVFYRLFLISGENQSAALCTVCLRTAASFSSPLLQREEAAPGDETAFLCHSSGGFPEPAVYWLINDTEEPPEGSVRTLAASLPDSHLYNITSLLTVNVSKDSSVSCVIENMSMNQTLTSTSYGVQGSPMIRRASEGMWIFSTALCVVVGLMVVAGVAYQIHLDRISKRRKEEYQQHRQNRGYRRRHLYEKEAEAMKLQSKETDV, encoded by the exons ATGCTTTTGGTGCATTTCATCTCAGATTATTTTGAAG AGCAAGACTGTGTCCTTGGCATAGTGGGAAAGCCGGTCTCAGTGCCCTGCTTTTACCCTGAATTATTAACCCATGTGAATTTTTCCATtgagtggaggagagatgaTAAAGTGGTGCTCAGGTCAGAATGGGAAGAGGATGTAAATGTTGGGGGATGGAGCACGAACAGCGCAAAACTCTCCTCTGACGCTGCACTGACTGGAAACTTGTCTCTGGAGTTGCCTGCAGTCGATCCCACAGAGGAAAAAGTGTTTTATAGACTATTCCTCATTTCAGGGGAGAATCAAAGTGCTGCCCTGTGCACCGTGTGCCTCAGAACAGCAG CCAGTTTCAGCTCCCCACTGCTGCAGAGGGAAGAAGCAGCGCCAGGAGATGAGACGGCCTTCCTGTGTCACTCCAGCGGAGGTTTTCCTGAACCTGCTGTTTACTGGCTCATCAATGACACAGAGGAGCCCCCTGAAGGCTCAGTGAGGACCCTGGCAGCATCGCTCCCTGACTCCCATCTCTACAACATCACCAGCCTCCTGACGGTCAACGTCTCCAAAGACTCCAGTGTGTCGTGCGTTATAGAGAACATGTCCATGAACCAAACCTTGACCTCCACGAGCT ACGGCGTGCAGGGCAGCCCGATGATCCGGCGAGCATCAGAGGGCATGTGGATCTTCAGCACAGCTCTCTGTGTGGTGGTTGGCCTCATGGTGGTAGCGGGAGTGGCCTATCAGATCCACCTGGACAGGATAAgtaagaggaggaaggaggaataCCAGCAACATCGCCAGAACAGAG GATACAGGAGACGACATCTGTACGAGAAGGAGGCCGAGGCCATGAAGCTGCAGTCGAAAGAGACCGACGTTTAA